tcttcttcaagattgttttggcaattCAATGTCCCTtgaaatttcatatgaattttaggatggatttttctatttctgcaaaaatgccTTTGGGATTTGATAGGCtttctgattaatttttaaaatattctctataTGTGGAAGGACATTAGCCCTTGGTCTAGCTTGtgacattcatttttttattccatGTGGAATATACCTTGGAGCATGGTGTGAGGTAGTGATTTAAAACTTATTTCCCCCAATGCTAAGTCATGATATTTAATCCGTTCTCTACTGATTTCTGATAACACTATATataaatttccccttttcattGGTCAGCTTCTGGTTTATTCATTTTGATCTGgctttacacatttttctttcccaAACAATCTGAAGTTCCTGCTCTATCATGCCCCAAAAGTTTGGGGTGTGATTCTGAGAAACAAGGACACACTCCTCCATAGTCACCCCTGGGCACCATGCATGACAGCTGTGCTGACCACCACCCCACCCACCTACAGGCTTTACTCACATGTCTCCAGGTGTCACAATAATGTCCTCTATTGAGGGATCTGGCCAGCATCCCACAATGCAACAGGGttctttctttgttcccaggtggattgacaggtcaagaaataatagacacacacaaatagTGAAAGCTGGGCCCAGGGGGGTCACCACCTCCTGGTCCCACAATGCCACCAGTGCACTGGATATACTAGCATTTactattaagtttagtgagggtgagggtgggggtaggttagtgaggaaTTCGGGGTcctttgattatgaggtgagatggtcagatggggatgaagtaattctttaacataacatctgtatgcagaagtacagtatacagagataagaatttacagtATAGggtgtgcatcagtaatttctaacagagccttaaaacagaaacacagtctttccataacctgtgattagcaagatattaatcagcagtaacagttgcagcaaaagctggttacaaacaatccatagaAATAGGAGGTGAAGCTGGACAACcggttagaccagaaattctcagaagggagtatgccttaaccctaaagaggtCTGGAAGAGCTGTGGCAAGATGAGGGCatttatagccctatcttatccatatggacaggTGCCCCCCGCCCCATgcgtccgtttataggctctccacaagggttgcattccattcccagagcgatgaacatctgcttttctgggataggaatcttggtgatgtgaaacctccctgactgcacgtccattcacaggctctctgcagggggaagcacatctCGTGCTGTCGGCTCATTCTGGCAGCCCAACCTGGCATTGtttttacacaatcctgcatgcaattttgtatttacaataatcaggagcatttcatcttttattccatagcaatagtttcagggggtctccctacatCTCCCCCTTTTCTTTGATTTAAATGAGCCATAGCAATCATAGCTTGGCACTGATcatgattggattgaagaatattttttccagttttacacATGAACAATAAACCAATAGCACAAATTATACTGAGAACAAAATTAACGATAGTGAATCCTCCCAAAGATTTTACTCATTGAGTGGGGTTGATATTAGATAACCCTTGCAGTGAAGAATCTGGTTCACTGTAAAGGACATtattgcagccataaaaaagaaggaatcatgtcttttgtgggaacatggatggagctggaggccattatccttgggAAAcgaacgcaggaacagaaaaccaaataccacatgttctcacttataagtgagagctaaatgatgagaactcatgaacacaacgAAGGGAAGAACAGGCACTGAGGTCTAgttgagggaggagggtggggggagggagagaagcagaaaagaggaCTATTGTATACTGCGCtgaatacctgggtgatgaaataatatgtacaacaaacccctgtgacatgagtttacctgtataacaaacctgcacatgtacccctgaacctaaaataaaagttaataaaaatgaaagaaagaacctGGTTCAGAAGACAGGGAGCACCACGGTTAGGTCTCTTCGGTCTCCTGCTGCTGGGACGCTCCCCAGACGCTTTTAACCTTTCCAACCCTGGCACAGGCTCCCAGTTCCTGGGTCAAGGTCGCAACTTGAGTTTCTCTGGTGTTTGCTCTGAGTCAGGGTCAAGGTCTGTGCCTCTGGAAGGAATGTTCTGGAaggcacatgtgtgcatgtgccccattgtgtgtgtgaatgtttgtgtctgCACATTTGCATTCATTATTGGGCCTATTTTTATGTATTGGGAACCCTGAGCTCAGGCCCATGCCTGCAGATCCAGTCTAACCCTGCAGGCCCACTCCCATTTCCTGCTGTGACCTGAGTCCACCCGTCGTCACACACGCAGGCCTGGTGGGCAGCATCTCCTCTCCAAGTGGCCATAGCAGCGGCGGTATCACatacctggcttttttctttaatgtggAGTACTCCGTATAATGataggaagataaaatatttttgacaaaatgaatatttttcagtTCATCTTTGATAGAAAGCATTGGGATCAAATAACGCTGTGAGCAGTGCTTGTCAGAACCTCTCTCCTGCTTTTGACACGGGGCAGTGCTATGGCCAGAGCACCCTTGTTCAGTGGGGCCCTACAATGTCTGTGCCTGCCCTTCCTTCTGCTGCAACCCCTGTAGGGTGAGTGGTCCTCAGCTCCCAGACTGTTTCTCCTAGGCATAAAGTCAGGTAGAAATGTAGCATTTTCAGAGTTATATTACTGGGTAATTCAGGTGCTCTATTTACAcgttaaaacagaaacaaataatatttatttgcaaaCCAAATCACTCGGTGTAGCGAGCCTGGCAATTCAGGTCAGCCCTGACCTGCCCTGCTGCTGAGCTGTTCCCGGCATACACTGCTGTTGTTACTGGGCTGCCACTGCTgcctcccaccccacacactcacaccccaCTGTCTTTTATGGCTGGGAAGGATTGTGAGTGTCAAATATACTTTCTATATAAGctgaaacttttaaagaaaatttcagaaggAATACAGGAATCCATGCTCATGGTAAAACTGCCAACAACATAGAAGCtgattgtattagtctgctctcacaccgctataaagatactacctgagacggagtaatttataaagaaaagaggtttaattgactcgtggttctgcatggctggggaggcctcaaggaacttacaattatggcagaaggggaagaggcatGTCTTACAGGGCGTCAGGCGAGAGAGAGCAAAAAAGAGCAGGGAAAaatgccttataaaaccattagctcttgtgagaactcattactatgagaacaatatgggggaaactacccccatgatccagtcgcctcccaccaggtccctccctcaacatgtggggattatggggattacaattcaacatgagatttgggtggaaaaaCAGCCAAACCATTATCATTCTGCCCATGGCCCCTCCccaatctcatgtcttcacatttcaaaacacaataatGCCCTTCCAACcatcctccaaagtcttaactcaaaagtccaagtccaaattctcatctgagacaaggcaagtcccttccacctatgagcctgtaaaatcaaaaccaagttagttacttccaagatacaatgggggtacaggcatttggtaaattattccatttcaaatgggagaaagtggccaaacaaaggggctacaggccccttgtaagtccaaaatccagtgaggcaatcattaaatcttaaagctccaaaataatctcctttgactccatgtctcacattcaggtcacactTATGaaaaaggtgggttcccatggtcttgggcagctctgcttctgTGGCTTTGTAAGGTACAGCCccccttctggctgctttcatggactggcgttgagtgtctgcagcttttccaggccacagtgcaagctgtcagtgggtataccattctggggtctggaggatggtggccctcttcttacagctccactaggcagtgaccCAGTGTGTACTCTGCTATGGGGGCTCCagccccatatttcccttcctcACCACCCTAACGGGTTCTCCATGAAggttccacccctgcagcaaacttttgcctagACATCCAGCTGTTTCCATACttcttctgaaatctagacagaggttcccaaacctcaattcttgaatTCTGTgcaggcttggggcttgcacctgcTGAAGCAACAGCTTAAGCTGTATGTGACACCTTTTAGCCACTACTGGAGTTGGAGTGGCAGCAGCTGGGACAGAAGGTGTCAAGtccagaggctgcacagagcagtggggcccTAGAtttggcccatgaaaccatttttccctcctaggcctccattCCTGTGATaagaggggctgctgcaaagtcctctgacataccctggagacattttccccattgtcttggtgattaacacttggctcctcattacttatgcaaatatctgcagcCAGCTTGGACTTCtgcccagaaaatgggtttttctcttctatcatattgtcaggctgcaaattttccaaacgttAATGCTCTGCTTCTTTGTAAACATATGTTCCAATTTCAGGTCATCTCTGTCacattcaaagttccacagatcttaggacagggacaaaatgccaccagtctctgctaaagcatagcaagagagAACTTCACTCCTGTTctcaagaagttcctcatctccatctgagaccaccgcagcctggacttcatcgtccacatcactatcagcattttggtcaaaaccattcaacaagtctctaggatgttccaaacttccccacattttcctgtctttttcctgagccctccaaattgttccaatcTTTGTctattatccagttccaaagttgcttccacatttcgggtatctttatagcagtactctactctctgcagtaccaatttactgtattagttcattcgcACACTGCTATAAGACAGAgcagtttataaaggaaagagatgtaatggattcacagttctgtatgactggggaggcctcaggaaacttacaatcatggtggaaagggaaaaggcacatcttacatggcggcaggcaagagagagcgtGCAAGAGCAGGGAAAGCTGCCTTATAAAatcatcggatctcatgagaacccagtatcatgaggacagcatgggggaaaccacccccatgatccaatcacctcccacggggtccctccctcgacacgtGGGAATTaggaggattacaattcaagacgagatttgggtggggacacagccaaaccatatcactggtgGACAAACACCTTGTGAGGGCatcagctcatttaatcctcaccaccaTCTTATGAAGGAGGAGTGGGCATTGTCACAGACCCTGCTTCAGAGAGGTGGAAaggaaggcacagagaggtttagGTATTTTGCCCAAATGCACAGCACTAAGTAggagcaggatttgaacccaggcagtctagcACCAGTTGAAAACCCTTCTTCACCCTCTCCCCATGCAGAGGTAAACCCTCCTGGTGTGGGGTGACAGACGCATTACAGATGGATGCACTCATGTCCCTGTGTAAATGCACAGCTTGGGGCttgctctttttctcctttgaaaacAGATAGAGCCGTCTTATCCTGCTGATGCTTGGAGACGCTTCTCCATTTCTCACCCACCCACAGTGTCCCACAGCCCCACAGTTCCACCAGTAGACCGTTTCCCACGGATGGCATTTAAGTTGCTTCCCATGTTTTGTCATAACAATGTTCAACCCTCATCATCCTTTGTATATTTTGTGTGCACTCGtgaatatttctgtgaaaatctCCCCTGGAAGTGGATGCTGGGTGAAGGTCTGAATGTCGTCACTGGGGGTAGATGTTCACCTACTGTTCTCGAGGTGGCACCACTTTCCAGCCCAACCTGGCCTGAGACTGTCCATTTCCCACACCTCCCCATGCTGCAGGCTGCCAACTCCTAAGCTCACATCTTAATATGTTCAGTTTTCAACAAATTCACACGTGCAACCAGAAACCAAGAGGAGGTTCCCCGCAGTCCCACTTTTCAGAGGCATCTTACGGTCATTCCTCCTCTTTACCACCAGCGTGGTTTGCTTTTATCTCTAGTTCTTGATCTGTCGACCTCAGATATTACCTCTCAGCCTCGATGATCAAAGGTGGGGATCTGGCTCACTCATGCTGGCGCTGCTGGAGGGAGGCAGTCATGGCATTGGGTTTTGGTCTTCCAGGAGGCACTTGTGGCAGCAAGTGCCCTTGTGTTTCCCCAGCGTTCCTCTCTGCTTCCATGGCAGAAGATCCCAGTGTCTTTGTTTCTCCCGAGTTCCTGGAGCTCTGGAAGCCCCAGGCTGGGAGGAGTGGAGGTGCATGGTGGGGTGTGGCAGAGATGCAGGGCCGTGGATCTGATGACACTGCAGCTTTCAGACTTGTTTTAtgagagagaacgagagagaaACAACTTCCATTTCATTCCCTGTGGTTTGGGGATTTTGTGTGATGTGCACCCTAATTTAACCCCAAATGAAGTAATGTCATTACGACTGCCTCTGTGGTTCTGTCTTCTGCACTCACTCTGTGAGGGGACCCTGACTCTGCTCCGTGCCTCCTCTCGGCCACCACCAGGTGCTCTCACCACCGCACTCCCCTCAGCTGGTACCGGGTGAAAGGCCACCCTTTTCTACAGAGACAACTGAGTTCTGTGCTTTGTCCACAGCTGAGTTCCAAAGAAACCCTAAACTACACGTGCATTACTACAAGTGTGTGAACACTGGTTTCCTCCCAAAGTCTGCAGAGCTGGAGCCCGCAGCCTCCCCAGACAGGCAGGaagctctgcctcctcccctgcATGCCCCACCCAGCTCACGAGGAGCTAGTTGGAGACTCTGGGTACCACCGTGCGCACCCAACACACCGTTAACACACTCAAGTATTTGGACCGCAGGTGGTACTTGCGTCTTTACTCAAACTGTTGCTGTTGTGGATGTTGGGGGACAGTGGTGGCGATGTTTGGCTAAAGAGTGACCATCATCTCAGTCTGACAGAGGCTATGCTAGTGTTAGCATTAAAAGTCCCATGTCCATACAACCCCCtgagtaggctgggcatggtgattcatgcctgtaatcacagcactttgggaggctgaggcaggtggatcatctgaggtcagcagttcgagaccagcctggccaacatggtgaaaccccatctctactaaatattgaaaaattagccagcatggtggtgggtgcctgtaatccctgctactcagggaggctgagacaggagaatcacttgaacccggaagatggaggttgtagtgagccaaaatcgcaccattgcactccagcttgggtaacagagagagaggctctgtctcaaaacaaacaaacaaacaaaaacaaatcctcAGTCCCAAGCAAATTGGGACAATTGGTGACCCTGGTGAAGCACGTGCTGTAAGAATTTTTCCTAAACGATGAGTGGGTAAGAATTGTTCTGAGTCTCTACCTATTCAGAGTcgtcattctttttccttttcatgtcaAAGCTAGTTTGATTCCTCATAGGATTCTAGGTTAAACGACAGTTTCTTCTCAGACCTCTGGAATAGGTCCCATTGGCAGGCCACCCACATTCTCCTGAAAGCATTCTTGACTGTCCACCCGTATCAGTCCACAGGACGGAGCCACACAGCCGGGACGGAGCAGCACACCTGCTCTCCTCCACCTTAGGTCAATTCCAGGCCCACCTGGGGTGCACTCTGCAAATGCCAGCAACTTGTAAGGTGCAGTAGGTCCTTACTTGATGTCATCAGTAGGTTCTTGGAAAGTGCAGCCTTAAATGAAAAGACATGTAACAAAATCCATTTTTTCTCCTTAGGATGAAATGATGTTGAAGGAAAGAATGCTATTTGAGCACCTGCTGTCTGTCCTTTTGTTGAAAGTTGCCGTTTCCAAGAACCTAATGATGACCTTAAGTGAGGAATTAGTGTGCTCATAAtaattttttagaagttttacTCTTACAGGAAAATGGTGAGGATAATGCAGAGAGTTCTCCTGTAACAGAAATTTCTACTATTATTCACGTCTTAACATGAGATGGGCACATCCTGTCCCTGTGTTTGAAGACTGGACAAGCCCACTCCCGCGGTCCACAGCTGGGGCGTGCCCCTCCGCGGTGGGGTGACCTGGCCCTTTCACCCAGTGACGTCCTCATGCTTTGTGTCACTTGAACCACAAAATCTGAGTGAAAACAAAAGTCCATGAACGTCCAGGGCGGCCATCAGACGTGTGCAAGTAAGTCTCATGAAACAAAAGTTTCCCTGGTTGGGGACAAAATACACTTCCTTCTGCTTGTCGCCATCCCTGGCTCCTTCCACTCGGTCCGTCTCCATGACGTGTTCCTCTGCTGCCCTTCCtctgaataaaaaggaaacacGCCTCGTAAGGACAGCAGTGCCGGGCTGGAGCCGCCTCTCCCCATCAGCACTGATGGCGTGGTGCCTCTTGGCCAGCCCTTCTCTCTCGGCAccagtgttttcctttcttccagaACCTCCTCTTGGCTGAGGCCTCATGGGGAAAATAGAGGCACTGGGCCCCAGGGAAATGCCAGCACCCCGGGCCGGAGAGTAGCCGAGCTCCAGACTGAGTCATCGCTCTGTGGGCCACAAAAGCTGGTTCGTGCACAGCAGCCACGCTGGGCTCCGGCAGACACGACAGAATGCGTTTCTTCACACAAACTGCGCTTGGCGGATGTCGCCTAAAGACAGGAACGCCGAAATTCCAACAGAACGACCAGGGGTGGCTCTGTCCTGCAGGCTGAAGGCTCTGAGGGACACCGTGTTTCTGGAAGGTCAGCATGAAATGCTGGTGGGCACCCACTCCTCACCTCCGTGACAGGCACGTGTTGGCTCCACCAGGCTGCAGAAGCCACACGAGCTGCTTTAACAGAAGAAATTTGTGTAAAGAACAGCTCTCGGGGCGTGGGGCTGTTAACCAGGAGGGTGTGCAGTGCACGCACTATCCAGGTTCCGGTCCGTCTTCCTCCCATAGTCATCACCCTGTTGGGCGTTTCATGTTGTTGCTGTGAAAACTTGCCATTGCTTGAGTCACGCTGACGTGGCTCCTGCTCCAGGGTTTCCAGTCTTTCTGCTCCTAGACTGACTCAGCGCTGGTCGTTAGGCGCTGCCCATCAAGGGGAACTTGCCCTGGGCATGGAAAATGCTGACCAGCTCCCTGTTTTGGAAAATGACCTCATCCCCAGGCTGCCCACAGGAGGTGGAGCATGCCAGTGCCGTTGCTTACTGGTGtgtgtagcactgtttttgttctttttgtgcaGCCTGTGGAGTGTACTTCTATAGCTGTCATTTCACTCCTGTGTTTTCCCGGCCTTGGGCGAGGATCCCACGCTGCTGGGAATGAAAGCTGCCTGTTTCCTCGGTTGCTTTCACAGTCCCTCCCTCGCCCAGagagaggttttttgttttgttttgttttgttttgtttgagacaggatctcactctgtcacccaggctggagtgcagtggcacgatctcggctccctgcagccctgcctcccaggcttacaCCGTCCTCCCACCTGTGAAGGGAGAATAAATCTCGGGCCCCCAAACTCAAGCcagagggaaaagtcaagctgggaactgggtcGTGCAAACCTGCCTCCCCTTTTGGTCCCTAAATAAGACGTTATCTTGTGTAAAAATAATGCAGATTCAATGAGCCAAAGGCGTGACTATTTTTCTCTACCTGCCTcttacatgaaaattgtgtactTGTCAttatcccaccctttcccctttaaatttggagccctcaaaatcatcttcggAGAAAGGTACAGACTGTTTCCCGGGTGTTCGTCctcaactttggcaaataaacctcttaaaatgattgagacttgtcatttttctcaattgacacacctcagtctcccaagtagccgggactacaggcatgcaccaccaagcccagctaatttttgtatttttgtagagacaaggtctcacgttgttgcccaggctggtcttgaacccctgagctcaaacaatctgcccatcccaggctcccaaagtgctgggattacaggcgtgagccactacgcccagccgagagaattttaaaaccacTAAGGAAATAGTGCCGTTGTTATGAATCAGAGACTTAATGTGCTGTTTCATGTAGTGATTCCTGTCGTTTTGCTTGCAAAGTTGGCTTCAATTATCTTGAATTATATGAACTGTCAGAAAAGCCCTACAGTAGATGATGGTAATGAAAAGACATCCTTTAGCAGACAGGGAATAGGACTGATTCACTGATGCATCTGAATTgcaatttttgtttctaaaaaccTTGTAATTAAATTCCCTGGTGAGAGCACAGTGGCCTTCataaatgggaaaacagaaaaatcgaAGTAGTTCTCAAACTGTCCTGGAATCTTAAAGTTCAGGGGGCACCTGGCAGAGGGGAGCCATAGAAAGATGGCAGGAAAGGGAGGGTTAAGGTGAGGCCAAGATAAGCCAAGCAGGACTGTTctagtttgtcttttttattttgttcttaagaAAACTTGCTGAATGTTCTTAAGAAAACTGGCTTCAGATCTTTctgtttgaaaacaaaaaaggcaataaaatgaaACACCCGATGTGTCCTCTGCCCTTCCCCAGCCCTCCTGCCTCTACCTGCCGTGGGTGAGCACTCTTCAGGGTGCCTGGTGGAGAGGCCCTTGCCCTCCCCTGCATGGAGCTGGGGTGGCCTTAGGCCAATAACCACCAAAGAACTCAGGCCCTCAGTTCAGTGACCTGGGGGAGCAGGAGGGAACTGGGTCCAGTCACCAGCCACGGGCATGAGCTTGGATGCAGAGGCTCCAGGGGAGCTTTCAGATGagactgcagccctggctgacacTGCACTACGATCTCACGAGAACGTGAGCCCGAGGAAGGGGCTTCTCCCCGGGTGGGATGTCCTGCCTCAAAGCTGAATgctctgctgctgctgtcagTGCTGTGTTTTGAGGGGGATGCCCCGTGCTGCACTGACCAGCTCTAACCTTGGGGACTCTGCAGCCCTGGTCATGTCCCGGGCACCCCTTCGAGGTGACCTTTCAGCACAGGTACTGGGCGGGTACCCACCCCCCAGCCTCTGCCAGACCTTGCGGAAGAGGCACACATCCCTCTTTGCTGCACTGCGGACCCGCCCAGGTACTGGGGCACTTGGTCATGCGGGGGCTGCGACCATTACTGGGATGAGGCCTGAACTCCCGGTGGAGACCCCTTTCCCAAGCCTGCACTTCCCGGAGCCCTGGGACCTCCCAGAGTCCTCTTGACCTGTGTGGCTCTGCTTGTGCAGGTTAGAAACTTCTAGTTCAGCTTCCCTGGCTTAGCCCTGCCGGTTTTTCTGCTGAATGCCCAGAGAATTGGGGGACCCATGGCgcccctccctctgcccacccCTTCCCTGCCTGCCCGCCCACGAGGCTCAGCCACGCAGCAGCTGTAGGACTTTTCACCTGGCCCTCACCTGTGGGGCCTCCGCCTTGTCCTCAGCTCTCCCTGTGGATTGACCACAAAGTGGTCACTCAGAGTCCCTCAGGGATGGTTTCAGCGCTTCACCggcctcccttccccaccctgcaACCTTCAAAGCCCGAGCGCACGCCTCGCACGTGCTATTCCCAACAGAGAAAAATGTGACCCCATCCACGTCCTGCCCCAGACACCCAGGAGCTGCAGTCCTCTCCTCTTTCCGCGGAGTGGAAGCTTCTCCAGGGCTTGAGATGCCCACCTTCCCAGAGACTCCTGCCCGGCAGACTCCGATTCCGAACCCATTCTGTCCTCATGGCCCCTTTCCGGCCCCATCTCCCCTGCCCATCTCCTGAGACCTAAGGCCCCTAGGCTCCTGAGCGGGCCCCAGCAGGGCCCCTGAGCCCCATGATTCTGCACTGCCTGGGCCTTCCCGCCGGAGCCCACCCTGGcccttccctcctgccccccAACAGGAGGCCGAGCTGCCCTCAGGGGCCTCTTCATGGTGTGCAGGTGccccccaccccg
This genomic window from Macaca fascicularis isolate 582-1 chromosome 17, T2T-MFA8v1.1 contains:
- the LOC102136673 gene encoding LOW QUALITY PROTEIN: putative uncharacterized protein encoded by LINC00346 (The sequence of the model RefSeq protein was modified relative to this genomic sequence to represent the inferred CDS: substituted 1 base at 1 genomic stop codon); this translates as MRPQPRGGSGRKENTGAEREGLAKRHHAISADGERRLQPGTAVLTRRVSFLFRGRAAEEHVMETDRVEGARDGDKQKEVYFVPNQGNFCFMRLTCTRLMAALDVHGLLFSLRFCGSSDTKHEDVTGXKGQVTPPRRGTPQLWTAGVGLSSLQTQGQDVPISC